The following are from one region of the uncultured Hyphomonas sp. genome:
- a CDS encoding prolyl oligopeptidase family serine peptidase, which produces MRQQRVDRLISYRVEDGNFAFLLNDVTGLLDATGVASLLEEDPDHILMSLVYYDGDGRTTGSIINTAGQLTFKPFRVDLNTGKSKELPTSSRSLAGIIYDGAGKELIELEWQMKAGRFEVFTMEGERRKIFSRQGIDMAPLSIEGLNAGHDAVIVDFDDAERDGLYEIEISTGEIKPFRIDGRIAGDPGLLHDKYDETIVGYYGSDDFTLAEYTDPELAAVSQQVQDALGISNIWLRSWTADRNKFTISATPPGRPTEFYLFDREKLALSPIGGVAPWLKDKPLGQVTRIEYPAADGLVIPAYLTLPVGRTEEDGPFKLVVLPHGGPEARDTADYDWLSQALAAAGYMVLQPNFRGSAGYGGEFRDRGYGEFGGKMVTDVSDGARYLVEQGLASDEGYCAVGASYGGYNALMLGLLEAGSTRCVVSINGVTDPFELAAEVPTGTPGVAYWQQYMTGPGSRLSAAERKAISPLDRAKEYKVPVLLLHGEEDSTVRFRHSQQFERAAGKTAKLVTLPGSDHYLGDTQTRRLVLENLLEFLNQNEPVE; this is translated from the coding sequence ATGCGTCAGCAGCGCGTCGATCGTCTCATCTCCTACCGGGTCGAGGACGGAAATTTTGCTTTTCTCCTCAACGATGTAACCGGCCTACTCGATGCAACAGGCGTGGCCTCCCTGCTGGAGGAAGATCCCGACCATATCCTCATGTCGCTGGTGTATTATGATGGTGATGGACGAACGACCGGTTCCATTATCAACACGGCCGGACAGCTGACCTTCAAACCATTTCGTGTGGATCTGAACACAGGCAAGTCCAAAGAACTCCCGACCTCTTCACGGTCGCTTGCCGGGATCATCTATGATGGCGCCGGGAAGGAACTCATAGAACTCGAATGGCAAATGAAAGCAGGTCGATTCGAAGTCTTCACGATGGAGGGGGAACGCCGGAAAATCTTCAGCAGACAAGGCATAGATATGGCCCCCCTGTCTATCGAAGGGCTGAACGCCGGACACGATGCGGTCATCGTCGATTTTGACGATGCAGAGCGTGACGGGCTTTACGAGATCGAGATTTCGACAGGCGAGATCAAACCTTTCCGGATTGATGGACGCATCGCCGGAGACCCTGGTTTGCTGCACGACAAATACGACGAGACGATTGTTGGTTATTATGGCAGTGACGATTTCACACTTGCGGAATACACCGATCCCGAACTGGCGGCTGTCAGCCAACAGGTACAGGATGCATTGGGGATTTCGAATATCTGGCTTCGCTCGTGGACTGCCGATCGCAACAAATTCACGATCTCTGCCACGCCACCAGGACGCCCCACGGAGTTCTACCTTTTTGACAGGGAGAAGCTGGCCCTGTCCCCCATCGGCGGAGTTGCGCCCTGGCTCAAGGACAAGCCTCTCGGCCAGGTCACCCGGATCGAGTATCCGGCCGCCGACGGGCTCGTTATCCCGGCTTATCTGACATTGCCGGTTGGCCGGACTGAAGAGGATGGCCCCTTCAAGCTGGTTGTCCTGCCGCATGGCGGGCCGGAGGCTCGCGACACAGCCGACTATGACTGGTTGTCTCAGGCCCTTGCCGCCGCCGGATACATGGTGCTGCAGCCGAATTTCCGCGGATCAGCAGGATATGGCGGGGAGTTTCGAGACAGGGGGTATGGAGAGTTTGGTGGCAAGATGGTCACCGACGTCTCGGACGGCGCGAGGTATCTGGTCGAACAGGGCCTTGCGAGCGACGAAGGCTACTGCGCCGTCGGTGCCAGTTATGGCGGTTACAATGCCCTGATGCTGGGGCTGTTAGAAGCAGGCTCGACGCGTTGCGTCGTGTCGATCAATGGGGTCACCGATCCCTTTGAGCTTGCCGCAGAAGTGCCCACAGGCACGCCCGGCGTTGCCTATTGGCAGCAATATATGACCGGCCCCGGGTCCAGGCTTAGCGCGGCGGAACGCAAGGCGATCTCTCCCCTGGATCGGGCAAAGGAATACAAAGTTCCTGTGTTGTTGCTCCATGGGGAAGAAGACTCAACGGTTCGCTTCCGTCACTCGCAGCAGTTCGAACGTGCCGCGGGGAAGACGGCGAAACTTGTGACGCTGCCAGGCTCCGATCACTATCTGGGAGACACGCAAACACGCCGTTTGGTGCTTGAGAACCTGCTCGAATTTCTGAATCAAAACGAACCGGTGGAATAG
- a CDS encoding 4-(cytidine 5'-diphospho)-2-C-methyl-D-erythritol kinase, with the protein MKTDNYSALAPAKVNLFLHVGPVQANGRHPLDSLVMFAGEEAADRLEVMTSDDLSMTITGPGMTNPDHIGPVDDNLVLRAARALQAETGTTQGVKFTLEKHLPIAAGIGGGSADAAAALRLLTDLWGTDTAAAHKIAPALGGDVPVALQGHAALMQGEGERIRRAADLPRVPALLVNPGLACPTGPVFRAYDEAGGGAGFREFGAVPPFERVWDLVHWLGNQRNDLQAPAVAAVPEIAGVLDTLQALPDVLLARMSGSGATCFALFDTGDAARRAAAQLSAERPDWWIRATSLGDAA; encoded by the coding sequence ATGAAAACAGATAATTACAGCGCGCTGGCCCCGGCCAAGGTGAACCTGTTCCTGCATGTCGGGCCAGTCCAGGCGAACGGCCGCCATCCGCTCGACTCGCTCGTCATGTTCGCCGGAGAAGAGGCCGCAGACCGCCTCGAAGTCATGACCAGCGATGACTTGTCCATGACCATAACCGGACCAGGCATGACCAATCCGGATCATATCGGACCAGTGGATGACAATCTCGTGCTTCGCGCGGCCAGGGCGCTGCAGGCCGAAACCGGCACCACGCAGGGCGTAAAATTCACCCTCGAGAAACACCTCCCCATTGCCGCGGGCATCGGCGGCGGCTCTGCCGATGCGGCCGCCGCGCTGCGCCTTCTGACAGACCTGTGGGGCACAGACACCGCTGCGGCTCATAAAATCGCCCCGGCGCTTGGCGGCGATGTCCCGGTCGCGCTGCAGGGCCACGCCGCGTTGATGCAGGGCGAGGGCGAGCGCATCCGCCGGGCGGCCGATTTGCCGCGCGTGCCGGCCCTGCTGGTCAATCCGGGCCTTGCCTGTCCGACGGGGCCCGTCTTCCGCGCCTATGACGAAGCAGGCGGCGGGGCGGGCTTTCGCGAGTTTGGCGCCGTGCCGCCATTCGAGCGTGTCTGGGATCTGGTCCACTGGCTGGGCAACCAGCGCAACGACCTTCAGGCCCCGGCCGTCGCCGCCGTGCCGGAAATCGCCGGTGTGCTGGACACGCTGCAGGCCTTGCCAGATGTCCTGCTGGCCCGCATGAGCGGATCGGGCGCGACCTGTTTCGCCCTGTTCGACACCGGAGACGCCGCCCGGCGCGCCGCTGCGCAGCTCAGCGCAGAGCGGCCGGACTGGTGGATACGGGCAACCTCGCTGGGAGATGCGGCGTGA